TTGCCCCGGCGATAGGCGTCCACCAGGCCGGGCACGCCCAGCATGCTGTCGGGGTTGAAGACCCGCGGGTCCAGGAAATCGTCGTTCAGGCGCCGGTAGATCGAATGCACCGGACGCAGGCCGGCGACCGTGCGCATGAACACGCGCCCGCCCTCGACCACCAGGTCGCGGCCCTCGACCAGCGGCACGCCCATCTCGCGCGCCAGGAACACATGCTCGAAATAGGCGGAATTGTAGATCCCGGGCGACAGCAGCACGACCTCGGGGTCCGCCACGCCCTGGGGGGCGACCTCGGCCAGCGCGTGGCGCAGGCGCGGCCCGTACTCGTCCACCGGCATCAGGTCCAGCCCGGCGGCCAGGTCGGGCATGACGCGCAGCATCATGTGCCGGCTCTCGATGACGTAGGACACGCCGGACGGCGTGCGCGCATTGTCCTCCAGCACCAGGAAGGTGCCGTTGCCGTCGCGGACCAGGTCGGTGCCGTTGATATGGACATAGACCCCGCCCGGCACGTCCAGCCCTTCCATCTCGGGCCGGTAGTTGGCGTTGCCCAGCACCAGGTCGGCCGGGATGATCCCGTCCCTGAGGATGCGGCGTTCGTGATAGATGTCCCACAGGAAATGGTTCAGCGCCGTGACCCGCTGCTGCACGCCGCGATTGACATGGTCCCACTCGGCGGCGGTCAGCACGCGCGGGATCAGGTCGAAGGGCAGGATGCGGTCGATCGCGTCGCGGTCGGTATAGACGGTGAAGGTGATGCCCAGGTTGTACAGTCCGGCCTCGGCCGCGCGGGCCCTCTGCCGCAGTTCCGTCAGGCCGAACTGCGACAGCCGCTCGCGCACCAGGGCCAGGCTGTCGGGCGGGGCGTCCCTGCGGTTCATCAGTTCGCAGAAGAAATCCGGCTTGTCATAGGACACGAACAGGCCCGGCCCCTGCGGGGCATTGTGCTCCGTCAGGTCGGTCATTGTCCCGTTTTCCCCCCTGCGCGGCAGGAGATCAGGCGCGAAGGAATCATTTTCACCACCTGCTGGTCCGTTTCCGTTACAGCCAAGCAAGAAATCGCCCCGCCGCCAAGACACAATCCGTATACTCTTCCAGCCACGATGATTTCATGGCGGGCCCGGCCGAATTACGGTGTTTCCCTCTGGTCGCGGACGGGAAAGCTGGCTAGCGTTCCCGGGCGGAATTTCCATTTACCTCAAGGTCGATGCATGACCCTGCATGTCGCGCTGACACATCGCACACGGTACCGCTACGACCGCCCGGTCTCGCTCGGTCCGCAGACGATCCGGCTTCGTCCCGCCCCGCATGCCCGCACGCCCATCGTGTCGTACGCCCTGCGGATCGAACCCAAACCCCATTTCATCAACTGGA
This genomic stretch from Gluconacetobacter diazotrophicus PA1 5 harbors:
- a CDS encoding circularly permuted type 2 ATP-grasp protein is translated as MTDLTEHNAPQGPGLFVSYDKPDFFCELMNRRDAPPDSLALVRERLSQFGLTELRQRARAAEAGLYNLGITFTVYTDRDAIDRILPFDLIPRVLTAAEWDHVNRGVQQRVTALNHFLWDIYHERRILRDGIIPADLVLGNANYRPEMEGLDVPGGVYVHINGTDLVRDGNGTFLVLEDNARTPSGVSYVIESRHMMLRVMPDLAAGLDLMPVDEYGPRLRHALAEVAPQGVADPEVVLLSPGIYNSAYFEHVFLAREMGVPLVEGRDLVVEGGRVFMRTVAGLRPVHSIYRRLNDDFLDPRVFNPDSMLGVPGLVDAYRRGNVTIANAIGTGVADDKAVYAYMPRIIRYYLSEEPILSNVETHICAEAEGLAYTLANLERLVVKPVGESGGYGLIIGPHATKTELEEFRAKLLADPANYISQPVIDLSVCPTLCEAGIEARHVDLRPFAVTGRSTWVLPGGLSRVALRKGSLVVNSSQGGGSKDTWVLAS